One window of the Thermus neutrinimicus genome contains the following:
- a CDS encoding TlpA family protein disulfide reductase → MRSWLWLLVVLALGGLFYWGMQRDPKELPSVLAKERRPAPDFTLPLLPPYRGEWGETLRLSDHLGKKPILINFWASWCYPACYEEAPILEAAWRRYGDRVLFVGINTQDKEGDALRFIEQFGLTFPQVFDPRGRVGVDYGMYGVPETFVIDGEGRVVVRHAGSIDQATLEKYLKEVLP, encoded by the coding sequence CTGAGGAGTTGGCTATGGCTTCTTGTGGTCCTGGCCCTGGGGGGGCTTTTCTACTGGGGAATGCAGCGGGACCCCAAGGAGCTCCCCTCGGTGTTGGCCAAGGAGCGCCGCCCGGCCCCGGACTTCACCCTGCCGCTGCTTCCCCCATACCGGGGGGAGTGGGGGGAAACCCTAAGGCTTTCCGACCACCTGGGGAAAAAGCCCATCTTGATCAACTTCTGGGCCAGCTGGTGCTACCCTGCCTGCTACGAGGAGGCCCCGATCCTCGAGGCCGCCTGGCGCCGGTATGGAGACCGGGTGCTTTTTGTGGGCATCAACACCCAGGACAAGGAGGGGGATGCCTTGCGCTTCATCGAGCAGTTTGGCCTCACCTTCCCCCAGGTCTTTGACCCCAGGGGCCGGGTGGGGGTGGACTACGGGATGTACGGGGTCCCGGAGACCTTTGTCATAGACGGGGAGGGCCGGGTGGTGGTCCGCCACGCGGGGTCCATCGACCAGGCCACCTTGGAGAAGTACTTGAAGGAGGTGTTGCCGTGA